The sequence CTATCGTCTAAATATGGGGTTGCAAAGCGGTTTTCGTTAAGCCTTGTGAAAGCAGGGGCAAATTCCATTATGGTTCCTACCTTTACGCCCATTTTCTCCGCTTCTTCCTTGGAGTCTGCTCCGATGTCGATGACTATTGTATCCCAATCGGCAGCTTTGTTTCTCTCTTCTGGCTTGGTTAGGTGGGGCGGAACATGTCCGACGACACCGTATATTTCTCCCTTTTCCCCGAAGATTCTTACCCTTTGTGCCACAAGAGTTCTTGGATCAACCCCACCAACTGGAACAACGTGTAGGTAGCCCTTTTCGTCTATATGGTTCACCATAAGACCTATTTTGTCCATGTGGGCAGCGATCATCACCTTTGGACTATCGCCCTTCTTGTGGGCTATGACGTTTCCAAGCTTGTCCACTTTGATTTCATCGACGTAATCTTCAAGAGCTTCGATTACAACATCCCTGATTCCCATGAACTCGTATCCAGAAACCCCTGGAGCTTCGATAACCTTCTGCATAAGCTCCCAGTTAACCATTTTATCACCCTCCATTTAGATGCTTATCTTAATGAAGCTTTGGACCTTAAAAATTTTTCCGAAGAAAAGAGAAGATTCAGAGAATAACCTGCAAAAAGGCCTCTTCCCCGGGTTCAAGTTTGTCTATCTCCCATATTACTTTACCGTCCTCTATTGCTACCTTTCCTTTTGTTGCCCTTGCATCGACAGCGTTTATTGCTTTTTCATATCTGAAGTTGCGAAGCTCCCTAAGCCTTGGAGCCCTCACCTTTACGAAGTAGTATTTATCGAGCTGCTCTTCGAATTTAAGGGGCTTGAAAAGGGCTAGGTAAGAGGTGCTCCCAAAGATTATTGCGGAGAGAACTAGGATTAGGGTAAGTTTCCATAATCTTTTGGTTTCACTGGAGGAATTGGTGTTGTCTGGTTTATTGGGGTGGAAGTTGTTTGAGTTGGGGTCTCAGTTTCTGGCTTTTTGGGTTCCTTGACAGTTACTATCGCCTCAGCACCCAAATATCTATCGCTCTCGGCTTTTAGGGAGATGCTACCGAAGCCAGTCTCGTTTAAGTCTATCACAGCCGTCCCATTTTCATCCGTTATGCTGTAGGTTTTTCCAATCGGTCCTATGGCCTCTATGGTAACGTTTCCTATTCCTTTCCCTGCCGAGTCCCTAACGTAGACTAAAAGAGTTTCATTTCTCTGCTCATACGCCATGAAGAGCTTTTTAACTTCAACAAACGTTTCAACTATTTTTCCATCAAGATTGAGGGTTATGTGATAAGTTCCGGGCTCCTTTGCCTCAACGAAAGCTATTCCATAGGAATTAGTTTTCAGCTCAGTTCCCTCTATCGTTACTGGTATTCCTTCCACCCCATTTCCTCCCTCGTCTAAGACCCTCACGTATATTATGCCCTTTTCGAATTTTGTTTCGTATCTCAGCTTCCTTTGATAAACCTCAAAGCTTTTTGTAATTGTTTTTGAGATTCCCCCAAACCTGGTTCTCATAACAACTGTGTATTTTCCCGCATCTGGCTTGGGAAGAAATATCACGTACTCCCACCTGTTTTTTGGGTATTCGGGGTAAAGGAAGATGTTGTGGATGGACTTCTCTGCAATTGAAACGTTTTCTCTGTAAATCTCATAGGAAACATCCCCAAAAATTATCCCGTTGGATGAGGAGGAAACCTTCAGCGTTACTGCAACGTCTTCCCCAAAGAGATACCTGTCCTTCACATCGATATCAATTGAATAGCTCACTTTTGTTAGGATTCTTAGGGATATTGGAACTTCAATAAGCACCGCTCCTACCCTTGCAACCACTTTGAGGTCATAAACCCCTGCTTTGGGGTTTTCAATATATATGGGTAGAGTTTTCTCTACTTTTTCTCCAGGTTCCAGCTTTTTTATGACGTCTTGGCTGTAGAGAAGACCCTCGACGAGTGGCCCCGAGATGTAGATGGTTATGTTCTCTGCCGTTTCGTTTCCAATATTGCTCAGTGTAATGGGAACTGAGATTGTTTCACCGGGCTTTGCTTCAAAGCTTTTTTGAGTGACTTCAAGTAACAGAGAAGGCTGGGCACTTACCCCCGAGATAGGGAGCAAAAATAGAATTGTTATCAAAACAATTGCCCTTTTATCCACCTTCAATCACCTCAATTAAAGATTTTTGCTTACCAACTACTTCATCAAAGGTTTTGGCTTTGTGCTTTGCCGTTTGAAGGGTTATTCTATAATTTTTTCCGCTCTTTTTTAGCTTTTCAGCATCAAAAAAAATACCAGCCATTGTTTATGAATTTGATAGCAACTATTCCCTTTCCCCCAAATCTGCTGGCAAAACTTTTTACCTTCTCAACGTCTTCCTCGCTCAAGTAGAGTTTATCTTTTTTTGTGGTCTTAACTTCAATGCAGAGGTAGAGTTTACCATTTCCCGCAACAATATCGACTTTTTTGCTTCCTGCTGACCTAACAACGGCAAATCCTTCTTTTTCAAGCATCTTTATGAGCTCTCTCTCGGCACTGGCACCTTTTCTGTATCTCATTAGCGTTCCCCCACATATCTTTTATGGCGTTAAAGTTTATAAGTTGTTTTACCCAGCCATTAGCGGTGATGGTCATGGTGATTTACGAGCTAAATGGAAAGAAACCCAAAATCCACGAGACAGCTTTTGTTGACGAAAACGCATACATAATCGGAGACGTTGTGCTGGAGGAAAAGACAAGTGTTTGGCCTTCGGCAGTTCTGAGGGGAGACATAGAGCAGATCTACGTGGGGAAGGGCTCCAACATTCAGGACAACGTTAGCATCCACACTTCCCATGGAATGCCCACAATAATAGGGGAGTACGTTACAATAGGGCACAACGCAGTTGTTCACGGGGCAAAGATTGGAAATTACGTTATCGTCGGAATGGGTGCTGTGGTGTTGGATGGTGCAAAGATTGGAAACCACGTCATCATAGGTGCCGGCGCCCTAGTGCCTCCAGGAAAGGAAATCCCGGACTACAGCCTTGTCGTAGGTGTTCCGGGCAAAGTTGTGAGGCAGCTCAGTGAAGAGGAAATAGAGATGACAAAGAAGAATGCTGAGATTTATATTGAGCTTGCCGAAATGCACATGGCAAAGAGAAAGAAGATTGAGTGAAGGAAGATGCTCTACAGGATTGTTTCCAAAATTCCTCATGTTTTATTCAAACCCGCTTATGACTTGTATGAGTCTTACCTCTTTGAAAAAGTTAAGTCTCAGCCTGAAAAGATACCCAAGCACGTGGCAATCATAATGGATGGCAATAGAAGGTGGGCAAGACTTTTGGACAAGCCTCCTTGGTACGGTCACTTTTTTGGTTCCAGAAAGCTGGAAGAAATTCTTGAATGGTGCAGGGAGCTGGGAATAAGGACGCTGACTGTTTACGCTTTCTCAACTGAGAACTTCAGGAGAAGCAAGGAAGAAGTGAAGATGCTCATGGATCTCTTCGAAAAGAAGTTCAAGGAACTTGTACATGATGAAAGAGTCCACAAGTATGGAATAAGGGTCAATGTCTTAGGCAGGAAAGAGCTGTTGCCAAGGAACGTGAGGGAAGCGGCGGAGGAGGCTGAGAAAGCGACGAGGAAATACAATAGCTACACTCTAAACATTGCCGTTGCCTACGGAGGGAGGAGCGAGATTGTTGATGCCGTAAAGAGAATTGTCGAAGACGTTCAAGCTGGAAAGGTGAGCAAAAATGAAATAAACGAGGAGCTCTTGAAGAGGTATCTTTATGTACCCAACATGTCCGACCCGGATATAGTCATAAGAACTGGAGGAGAGATAAGGATAAGCAATTTCCTTCTTTATCAGATTGCCTATAGCGAGCTTTTCTTCGTTGATGTGTATTTTCCTGAATTCAGGAAGATTGACTTTTTGAGGATAATAAGAGAATATCAAAAACGCCACAGAAGGTTCGGGAAATAGTTATGGAAAGATTTATAACTGGACTTTTGAAGTGAATGATGAACTGACGATCAATATTTTAGGTGGTGCGATATGGGAAAAAGGGAAGAGATGATTAAGGAAATTAAGCAATTGATGACTCAACCAGAGAGAATTAGAAATATGGGTATTGCCGCTCACATTGACCACGGTAAGACTACATTGAGTGACAACCTGTTAGCTGGAGCGGGAATGATTAGCGAAGAGCTCGCAGGAAAGCAGCTCGTGCTTGATTTTGATGAGCAGGAGCAGGCAAGAGGTATTACAATTAACGCCGCTAACGTTTCAATGATTCACGAGTATGGAGGACAAAAGTACCTCATCAACCTCATTGACACTCCAGGTCACGTTGACTTTGGTGGTGACGTTACAAGAGCAATGAGAGCCATAGATGGAGCAATCATTGTAGTTGACGCTGTTGAAGGTGTCATGCCACAGACAGAGACTGTTCTTAGGCAGGCTTTGAGAGAGTACGTTAAGCCGGTTCTCTTCATAAACAAGGTTGACAGACTCATTAAGGAGCTCAAGCTTACACCACAGCAGATGCAGGAGAGGTTCGTTAAAGTAATTACCGACGTAAACCGCTTGATCAGGAGGTACGCTCCTCCAGAGTTTAAGGACAAGTGGCTTGTTAAAGTTGAGGATGGTAGCGTTGCTTTTGGTTCAGCTTACTACAACTGGGCACTCAGCGTCCCCTACATGAAGAGTACCGGTGTCTCATTCAAGGACATTATTGACTTAACAAACGCTGGTGACCTTAAGACCCTTAGAAAGAAGGCTCCACTCCACGTGGTTGTTTTGGACATGGTAGTCAGACACCTTCCAAATCCACTACAAGCACAGAAGTACAGAATTCCGCACCTTTGGAGAGGAGACATCGAGAGCGAGATTGGTCAGGCGATGCTTAACTGTGATCCAAATGGAAAGATGGCCATGGTTGTTACAAAGATCATTATTGACAAGCACGCCGGTGAAGTTGCAACCGGTAGAGTATGGAGCGGTACCGTAAAGACGGGTCAAGAGGTTTATCTCATCACCGCAAAGAGGAAAGCGAGAATCCAGCAAGTTGGTATCTATATGGGACCAGAGAGAATTAATATGGAGGCCGTCCCAGCAGGTAACATAGTTGCTGTGACAGGTTTGAGAGATGCAATGGCCGGTGAGACAGTTAGCGAGGAGCAAATTGAACCATTCGAGGCACTTCACTACACAAGTGAGCCCGTCGTTACAGTGGCTATTGAGGCCAAGAACGTTAAAGACTTACCAAGGCTTATCGAAGCTCTCAGACAGCTCGCCAAGGAGGATCCAACACTCCACGTCAAGATTGACGAGGAGACCGGTCAGCACCTCCTCAGTGGTATGGGTGAGCTCCACCTTGAGGTCAAGCTCGTGCACCTTAAGGAGCAATGGGGCGTTGATGTCGATGTTTCAGAGCCAATCGTCGTTTACAGAGAAAGCATTACAAAGCAAAGCCCAATAGTCGAAGGAAAGTCACCAAACAAGCACAACAGGTTCTACATTGTTGTTGAGCCAATGCCAGATGAGATCTACCAAGCAATTAGAGAAGGCGAAATACCGGAAGGAAGACCAAAGGATCCAAAGGCTGTTGCAAAGAAGCTCGCAGAGCTTGGAATGGATTACGACATTGCAAGAGGCATTGTGGACATCTACAACGGAAACATGTTCCTTGACAACACCAAGGGTATCCAGTACCTCAACGAAGTTATGGATCTCCTTGTAGATGGTTTCCACCAGGCAATGGACGAGGGACCACTTGCCAGAGAGCCTGTAATGAAGGTAATAGTTAGACTCGTGGATGCAAAGATTCACGAGGACAACGTCCACAGAGGTCCAGCCCAGATTTACCCAGCAATTAGAACCGCTATCCACTGTGCAATGATGAAGGCGAACCCAGTGCTTTACGAGCCATACCAGAAGGTTATTATTAACGTTCCATACGAATACATGGGTGCAGTCAGCAGAGAGCTTAACCAGAGAAGAGGACAGCTTGTCGACATGAGGCAAGAAGGTGAAGTGATGATTATCATTGCCGAGGCTCCAGTGGCAGAGATGTTCGGATTCGCCGGGGCAA comes from Thermococcus litoralis DSM 5473 and encodes:
- a CDS encoding CARDB domain-containing protein → MDKRAIVLITILFLLPISGVSAQPSLLLEVTQKSFEAKPGETISVPITLSNIGNETAENITIYISGPLVEGLLYSQDVIKKLEPGEKVEKTLPIYIENPKAGVYDLKVVARVGAVLIEVPISLRILTKVSYSIDIDVKDRYLFGEDVAVTLKVSSSSNGIIFGDVSYEIYRENVSIAEKSIHNIFLYPEYPKNRWEYVIFLPKPDAGKYTVVMRTRFGGISKTITKSFEVYQRKLRYETKFEKGIIYVRVLDEGGNGVEGIPVTIEGTELKTNSYGIAFVEAKEPGTYHITLNLDGKIVETFVEVKKLFMAYEQRNETLLVYVRDSAGKGIGNVTIEAIGPIGKTYSITDENGTAVIDLNETGFGSISLKAESDRYLGAEAIVTVKEPKKPETETPTQTTSTPINQTTPIPPVKPKDYGNLP
- a CDS encoding lysyl aminopeptidase; protein product: MVNWELMQKVIEAPGVSGYEFMGIRDVVIEALEDYVDEIKVDKLGNVIAHKKGDSPKVMIAAHMDKIGLMVNHIDEKGYLHVVPVGGVDPRTLVAQRVRIFGEKGEIYGVVGHVPPHLTKPEERNKAADWDTIVIDIGADSKEEAEKMGVKVGTIMEFAPAFTRLNENRFATPYLDDRICLYAMIEAARALEGHQADIYFVASVQEEVGLRGARVASYAIDPEIGIAMDVTFAKQPGDKGKIVPELGKGPVMDVGPNINPKIRAFADEVAKKYEIPLQVEPSPRPTGTDANIMQINREGVATAVLSIPIKYMHSQVELADARDVDNTIKLAKHLLEELKPMDLTP
- the uppS gene encoding polyprenyl diphosphate synthase produces the protein MLYRIVSKIPHVLFKPAYDLYESYLFEKVKSQPEKIPKHVAIIMDGNRRWARLLDKPPWYGHFFGSRKLEEILEWCRELGIRTLTVYAFSTENFRRSKEEVKMLMDLFEKKFKELVHDERVHKYGIRVNVLGRKELLPRNVREAAEEAEKATRKYNSYTLNIAVAYGGRSEIVDAVKRIVEDVQAGKVSKNEINEELLKRYLYVPNMSDPDIVIRTGGEIRISNFLLYQIAYSELFFVDVYFPEFRKIDFLRIIREYQKRHRRFGK
- a CDS encoding gamma carbonic anhydrase family protein, which codes for MVIYELNGKKPKIHETAFVDENAYIIGDVVLEEKTSVWPSAVLRGDIEQIYVGKGSNIQDNVSIHTSHGMPTIIGEYVTIGHNAVVHGAKIGNYVIVGMGAVVLDGAKIGNHVIIGAGALVPPGKEIPDYSLVVGVPGKVVRQLSEEEIEMTKKNAEIYIELAEMHMAKRKKIE
- the hjc gene encoding Holliday junction resolvase Hjc; amino-acid sequence: MRYRKGASAERELIKMLEKEGFAVVRSAGSKKVDIVAGNGKLYLCIEVKTTKKDKLYLSEEDVEKVKSFASRFGGKGIVAIKFINNGWYFF
- a CDS encoding elongation factor EF-2, encoding MGKREEMIKEIKQLMTQPERIRNMGIAAHIDHGKTTLSDNLLAGAGMISEELAGKQLVLDFDEQEQARGITINAANVSMIHEYGGQKYLINLIDTPGHVDFGGDVTRAMRAIDGAIIVVDAVEGVMPQTETVLRQALREYVKPVLFINKVDRLIKELKLTPQQMQERFVKVITDVNRLIRRYAPPEFKDKWLVKVEDGSVAFGSAYYNWALSVPYMKSTGVSFKDIIDLTNAGDLKTLRKKAPLHVVVLDMVVRHLPNPLQAQKYRIPHLWRGDIESEIGQAMLNCDPNGKMAMVVTKIIIDKHAGEVATGRVWSGTVKTGQEVYLITAKRKARIQQVGIYMGPERINMEAVPAGNIVAVTGLRDAMAGETVSEEQIEPFEALHYTSEPVVTVAIEAKNVKDLPRLIEALRQLAKEDPTLHVKIDEETGQHLLSGMGELHLEVKLVHLKEQWGVDVDVSEPIVVYRESITKQSPIVEGKSPNKHNRFYIVVEPMPDEIYQAIREGEIPEGRPKDPKAVAKKLAELGMDYDIARGIVDIYNGNMFLDNTKGIQYLNEVMDLLVDGFHQAMDEGPLAREPVMKVIVRLVDAKIHEDNVHRGPAQIYPAIRTAIHCAMMKANPVLYEPYQKVIINVPYEYMGAVSRELNQRRGQLVDMRQEGEVMIIIAEAPVAEMFGFAGAIRGATSGRALWSTEHAGFKRVPNELAINIIRQIRQRKGLDPNPPTEKDVCPQQ